From a single Nostoc edaphicum CCNP1411 genomic region:
- a CDS encoding DUF2382 domain-containing protein produces MVLYKLEDFEPNYRETFEGHDINGLGVYTQGTDEKIGTVSDVLVDDEGHFRYLVVDLGFWIFGKKVLLPLGRARIDYNVDRVYTIGLTREQAEDLPEFNERQTLDYDYEERVRGVYRQPTDNIPPVEASAPLDTTPTYARDNYNYEREPSLYGLNEQDHQTLRLYEERLIASKRRQKTGEVTIGKHVETDTARVAVPIERERVVIERVTPTDAGTSVSGREADFREGEVARIEIHEETPDVRKEAFLREEVRVRKVVDQDTVETQETVRREELDVNSGNLPIQER; encoded by the coding sequence ATGGTTCTTTACAAATTAGAAGATTTTGAGCCTAACTACCGGGAAACCTTTGAAGGTCACGATATTAATGGGCTTGGAGTATATACACAAGGAACTGATGAAAAAATTGGCACTGTTAGCGACGTTTTGGTGGATGACGAAGGTCATTTTCGCTATCTAGTTGTTGACTTAGGTTTCTGGATTTTTGGTAAAAAAGTATTGCTACCACTTGGTCGTGCCCGTATCGACTATAACGTTGACCGCGTGTACACAATTGGCTTGACTAGAGAGCAAGCAGAAGATTTACCTGAGTTTAATGAACGCCAAACCCTTGATTACGACTATGAAGAACGGGTGCGTGGTGTATATCGCCAACCCACAGACAACATCCCTCCTGTAGAAGCTTCAGCACCATTAGATACAACACCCACTTACGCCCGTGATAACTACAATTACGAACGTGAGCCTTCTTTATACGGGTTAAATGAGCAAGATCATCAGACTCTGAGATTGTATGAAGAACGGCTGATTGCCAGTAAACGACGCCAAAAAACTGGAGAAGTAACGATTGGCAAGCATGTTGAGACTGATACTGCACGGGTTGCAGTGCCCATAGAAAGAGAACGAGTTGTGATTGAACGTGTAACTCCAACAGATGCGGGTACATCTGTCTCTGGGCGCGAAGCAGATTTCCGTGAAGGCGAAGTTGCTCGCATAGAAATCCACGAAGAAACTCCTGATGTTCGCAAAGAAGCATTTTTGCGTGAAGAAGTTAGAGTGAGAAAAGTGGTAGATCAAGACACAGTTGAAACTCAAGAAACTGTGCGTCGTGAAGAGTTAGATGTGAATTCTGGTAATCTTCCGATTCAAGAACGCTAA
- a CDS encoding pentapeptide repeat-containing protein encodes MSTYLSQVWQLLRNYVRGTRLEEMPKTTSPETEAVLPLEKSIKEADKSVKFAQDDLQEYLYSPRLQKSLEKWSIPKSGLTSKIDDQTLGTLPSGLSFRVCDRQMHEEIYDLLGNGAMKPEIVSQVMELVVTGKKIRPELLFWRLEDFYHRWCQGEFIDGTPDDNLPQKKRLKLAAQNIAIGLRQVDIYTGLNVLILLLELHRYAQEQDELKQKITFYPSAQPDTDNFFTSQLLRIINYSDALEIGNFSSIVGQFLKGGNFQSAYLGDANLTGADFSGADLSFAYLGDANLTGVNFSGANLSGANLGDANLSGANLSGANLSGADLSSTNLSGANLSCANLSRADLNRADLSSTNLSRADLNHADLNRADLSSTNLSHADLSNAILFGANLSEANLSSVSLSYADLCRADLSGADLSHAILNGTNLSDTILFSTNLSDAILVAADLSYAKLNGAKLNNARLNGAMFLGADLSGVDLSRVILNEADLSGVILNDADLSGADLTDAILFGTDLSYAKLNSANLSGSNLSGAILNGADLSHSNLSYAILGGADLSDANLQEMTWGKKQQWEGVRGLETAVNVPEALKEELGLN; translated from the coding sequence ATGTCAACATATTTATCTCAAGTCTGGCAGCTGCTGAGAAATTATGTGAGAGGTACAAGGTTGGAAGAGATGCCAAAGACCACATCGCCAGAAACCGAAGCAGTTTTACCTCTAGAAAAAAGTATTAAAGAAGCAGATAAAAGCGTTAAATTTGCTCAAGATGATTTGCAGGAATATTTATACTCTCCGAGACTGCAAAAAAGCTTAGAAAAATGGTCAATACCAAAGAGTGGTTTGACTTCTAAGATAGATGATCAGACATTGGGCACTCTACCCTCTGGGTTATCCTTTAGAGTGTGCGATCGCCAAATGCATGAAGAAATTTATGATTTACTTGGCAATGGGGCGATGAAACCAGAAATAGTCAGCCAAGTAATGGAATTGGTTGTGACTGGTAAAAAAATTCGCCCAGAACTACTTTTCTGGCGGCTAGAAGATTTTTATCATCGCTGGTGTCAGGGAGAATTTATCGATGGGACACCAGATGATAACTTACCTCAGAAAAAAAGATTAAAACTGGCAGCACAAAATATTGCGATTGGATTGAGACAGGTAGACATATATACAGGTCTAAACGTACTGATTTTACTGTTAGAGTTACACCGCTACGCTCAAGAGCAAGATGAACTCAAACAAAAAATCACCTTCTATCCATCTGCCCAACCAGACACAGACAATTTTTTTACATCTCAACTGCTGCGGATTATCAACTATAGCGATGCCCTGGAAATTGGTAACTTTAGCAGTATAGTCGGGCAATTCCTCAAAGGCGGTAACTTTCAGAGTGCTTACTTAGGCGATGCCAACCTCACCGGGGCAGACTTTAGTGGCGCTGACCTAAGCTTTGCTTATCTCGGCGATGCCAACTTAACTGGCGTAAATTTCAGCGGTGCCAATCTTAGCGGTGCCAACCTTGGTGATGCCAACCTCAGCGGTGCCAACCTTAGCGGTGCTAACCTCAGTGGGGCCGACCTCAGTAGCACCAACCTCAGTGGTGCTAACCTCAGCTGTGCTAACCTCAGCCGTGCCGACCTCAACCGCGCTGACCTCAGCAGTACGAATCTCAGCCGCGCCGACCTCAACCATGCCGACCTCAACCGCGCTGACCTGAGTAGCACCAACCTTAGCCATGCTGATCTAAGTAACGCCATCCTTTTCGGTGCAAATTTGAGTGAAGCCAACCTTAGCAGCGTTAGTCTTAGCTATGCCGATCTTTGCCGCGCCGACCTCAGTGGTGCTGATTTGAGTCACGCCATTCTCAACGGTACTAACCTCAGTGACACAATTCTTTTCAGTACCAACCTTAGTGATGCTATCCTTGTTGCCGCAGACCTCAGCTACGCCAAACTTAACGGTGCCAAACTTAACAATGCCAGACTTAACGGTGCAATGTTCTTAGGTGCCGACCTTAGTGGCGTAGACCTGAGTCGGGTAATTCTCAACGAAGCCGACCTCAGTGGCGTGATTCTGAACGACGCCGACCTCAGTGGTGCCGATCTCACCGACGCCATCCTGTTCGGCACAGACCTCAGCTATGCCAAGCTTAACAGTGCTAACCTCAGTGGCAGTAACCTCAGTGGTGCTATTCTCAATGGTGCGGATCTTAGCCATAGCAACCTCAGTTACGCCATTCTGGGTGGTGCAGACCTCAGCGACGCCAATCTCCAAGAAATGACCTGGGGTAAAAAGCAGCAGTGGGAAGGTGTGCGGGGATTAGAGACAGCAGTTAATGTGCCAGAAGCGTTGAAAGAAGAACTGGGATTGAATTGA
- a CDS encoding YsnF/AvaK domain-containing protein, with the protein MNSQLMAKNIRQTNNNPGTTSTSLEELRKKVNNFSVFDKQGQLVGVVHDLIVDANRRLNLVISRQLNQQTVEYGQQLAEKYPSLFRLQSQRIKQIDKPNKSVFIDLNQSEIEYMPEYLETEKPGDSNSTEQLANNQTTNSLVDPVNLEQATEEQIIRLLEERLVVESSKRKVGEVIVRKVIETRMIQVPVRREKLIVEQVSPEHKQLAEIDLGDEEIAGVDLTDVERLEFTGFDSGLTVSSEFSSPKIASLLLNAIALEQNHGCKRVRVTIAVEDESHQKKYQEWFDRCSKGQSLKPEK; encoded by the coding sequence ATGAATAGCCAACTGATGGCAAAAAACATTAGGCAGACAAACAATAATCCTGGCACTACTAGCACCTCACTGGAAGAGTTAAGAAAGAAGGTGAACAATTTTTCTGTCTTCGATAAGCAAGGTCAGCTAGTAGGAGTAGTTCATGATTTAATTGTGGATGCTAATCGTCGGCTAAACTTAGTTATATCTAGGCAGTTGAATCAGCAAACTGTAGAATATGGTCAGCAGTTAGCCGAAAAATATCCTTCTTTGTTTCGCTTGCAGAGCCAGAGAATAAAACAAATTGACAAGCCAAATAAATCTGTTTTCATAGACTTAAACCAATCAGAAATAGAGTATATGCCTGAATATTTAGAAACAGAAAAACCAGGCGATAGCAACTCAACTGAGCAACTAGCGAATAATCAAACGACAAATAGCCTAGTTGATCCCGTAAATTTAGAGCAGGCTACTGAAGAACAGATTATTCGTCTACTAGAAGAACGACTAGTTGTTGAAAGCAGTAAGCGTAAAGTTGGTGAGGTGATTGTTCGCAAAGTAATTGAAACCCGGATGATACAAGTTCCTGTCCGGCGTGAAAAACTGATTGTGGAACAAGTTAGCCCGGAACACAAACAACTCGCAGAAATTGATTTAGGAGATGAAGAAATTGCTGGCGTTGACTTGACCGACGTAGAAAGACTTGAATTTACAGGTTTTGACAGCGGTTTAACGGTAAGCAGCGAATTTAGCTCACCTAAAATTGCTAGTTTATTATTGAATGCGATCGCACTAGAGCAAAATCACGGCTGCAAGCGAGTGCGAGTGACCATTGCTGTTGAAGATGAGTCACACCAGAAAAAATACCAGGAGTGGTTTGACCGCTGTTCTAAGGGTCAATCACTAAAGCCAGAAAAATAA
- a CDS encoding XisH family protein — translation MSARDKFHNVVKSALQKDGWRITHDPLLIRIENITDMYIDLGAERIIAAEREGQVIAVEVKSFIGTSTISEFHTAVGQFINYRYALEEIDSERVLYLAVPLNTYNDFLNKPFIKSIIQRSQINLIVYDVETEEIIRWQI, via the coding sequence ATGTCAGCTAGAGATAAATTTCACAATGTTGTGAAATCGGCATTACAAAAAGACGGGTGGCGAATTACTCATGATCCTTTGCTGATTCGCATAGAAAATATTACCGATATGTACATTGATTTAGGTGCAGAGAGAATTATTGCGGCAGAAAGAGAGGGACAAGTAATAGCGGTTGAAGTGAAAAGTTTTATCGGCACTTCAACTATTTCTGAGTTTCATACTGCGGTGGGACAGTTTATTAATTATCGATATGCCTTAGAAGAAATAGATTCCGAGCGAGTTTTATATTTGGCAGTGCCCTTAAACACTTATAACGATTTTTTAAATAAACCATTTATTAAAAGTATTATCCAGCGCAGTCAAATCAATCTGATAGTTTATGATGTGGAAACGGAGGAAATTATCCGATGGCAGATTTAG
- a CDS encoding DUF2382 domain-containing protein, whose protein sequence is MPLHKLEHFDQNYRETFGGDDIKALDVYTEGGERVGSVADVLVDDDGHFRYLIIDISLDFASKKILLPIGLSRINYPERRVYVDGLSRQQVENLPDHKEDAILDKDYEENVRGVFRSSTSGVTYDRDTYNYQKDPDLYRLNEQSDQTFRLYEERLIANKHRIKTGEVTVGKHIETETARVTIPIQKERVLIERVMPTEAGKVLDPNEIKFQEGEVARIEVYEETPEIHKEAFVREEVRVKKVVERDTVEAQDTIRREELDVDTAGNLNVQENGMTTHEAI, encoded by the coding sequence ATGCCTCTTCATAAACTTGAACACTTTGACCAAAACTATCGAGAAACTTTTGGTGGAGACGACATTAAAGCGCTGGATGTTTATACTGAGGGAGGAGAAAGAGTAGGCTCCGTGGCTGATGTTTTAGTTGATGACGATGGTCATTTTCGGTATTTAATTATTGATATAAGCTTAGATTTTGCTAGCAAGAAAATATTGCTGCCAATTGGTCTTTCCCGGATCAATTATCCAGAAAGACGCGTGTATGTTGACGGGTTAAGCAGACAGCAAGTAGAAAATTTACCCGATCACAAAGAAGATGCGATCCTTGATAAGGATTATGAAGAAAATGTCCGTGGCGTATTTCGTTCTTCAACCAGCGGTGTGACTTACGATCGCGATACATACAATTATCAGAAAGATCCAGATTTATACCGTTTAAATGAGCAATCTGATCAAACTTTTAGACTCTATGAAGAACGATTAATTGCCAACAAACACCGCATAAAAACTGGAGAAGTAACCGTTGGTAAGCATATTGAAACAGAAACTGCACGCGTTACGATACCTATTCAAAAAGAACGAGTTCTGATTGAGCGAGTTATGCCAACAGAAGCAGGAAAGGTTCTAGATCCCAATGAAATTAAGTTTCAAGAAGGGGAAGTAGCACGCATAGAAGTGTATGAAGAAACGCCTGAGATACATAAAGAAGCATTTGTGCGTGAAGAAGTTCGGGTCAAGAAAGTAGTAGAACGGGACACTGTGGAAGCACAAGACACCATTCGTCGAGAAGAGTTAGATGTTGATACTGCGGGGAATTTAAATGTGCAAGAAAATGGGATGACTACACATGAAGCTATTTAA
- a CDS encoding XisI protein codes for MADLDKYRNCIRQLLTEYAQRASSNNEIEAQTIFDGEQDHYQLIYIGWQNRRRVFGPVMHFDIRNGKIWIQWNGTEEDVGEQLAAMGVPKHDIVVGFHPPYIRQYTDYAVS; via the coding sequence ATGGCAGATTTAGATAAATATCGAAACTGTATTCGTCAATTACTTACAGAATATGCTCAACGTGCCTCCTCTAATAATGAAATTGAAGCTCAAACAATTTTTGATGGAGAACAAGACCATTATCAACTGATATATATTGGTTGGCAAAATAGACGCAGGGTTTTTGGGCCTGTGATGCATTTTGATATCAGAAACGGCAAAATTTGGATTCAGTGGAATGGTACAGAAGAGGATGTAGGTGAGCAACTAGCGGCGATGGGAGTACCAAAACACGATATTGTAGTTGGATTTCACCCACCTTACATCCGGCAGTATACAGATTATGCTGTGAGTTAA
- a CDS encoding zinc-dependent metalloprotease → MNKLSFYVILLHGLFLGIATASAKSPSFNKVDTELSVKHKVVEGVVTGRIGEKSNSQLTTETSPTNISALSLKNINLSQEKKLPSGQVWVVNQNKHAQPQPFIWVVKDPKKAGQQPFLQVAKPNAKPNPSKPVAKDDLEVFDEVIKDTQKSGGLFTLYRNKEKNKIYLEIKPEQLNKNYLATATLESGIGERGIYSGMPLQDFLFYFQRVDDKLNFVIRNVNFRTREGDPQARSLARSFSDSVLYSISIKSIHPQRKTFLIDLGDLLLTDLAGLSVSLGVPGSTDQSYFGTAKAFPQNLEIESVLNFSGGTGRESEIASFASLADNRGFTLRVHYSLSQLPDKDYRPRIADDRIGYFITAYQDLSKDDRGDSFVRYINRWHLEKQDPKAKISPPKKPIVFWIDNAVPLEYRDAMKEGVLMWNKAFLKAGFKDAIEVRQMPDDATWDPADIRYNTIRWINTVDGYFAMGPSRVNPLTGEILDADILVDASFVRLLKSEYRKIVQPSQQSSQTQNRTTLSALMQNRLLCANGLDAKNNGMPQQMQGEQGLLSRLSKMAGEYDLCYGMEAANQFAVGSLAMSLLPDTMATPDQVKEYINQYLRLIIAHEVGHTLGLRHNFRGSTLLAPEEMNNTEITKTKGLTTSVMDYIPPNIAPQGTKQGDYFPSMVGVYDEWAIKYGYIAIQTSTPLAEKPILEEIAAESYKPELSYSTDEDVYDLDPTANAWDNSGNVLLYSQWQLNNSRVMWERLDKRYPLAGDSYSDVSERFSTVLGNYFQQIYYTTKYIGGQSFYRIRPNEIASEKVSEVGQHRLPFEPVPVEQQRQALETLQKYVFAEDALSFSPELLNKLAPSRWRHWGSSPQVGRLDYPIHDLVLLMQGSVLRDLFSGDRLSRLKDIELKTKPENALTLPELFETLQSGIWTEVMKPKGKPMKIASLRRGLQRQYLDILTGMVLRKENVPEDARTLAWYKLKQLDEKLKGVNSEDEYTKAHLLETRDRIEKVLNAPLQGN, encoded by the coding sequence ATGAACAAATTAAGCTTTTATGTGATTTTGTTACATGGTTTATTTTTAGGGATAGCAACGGCTAGTGCCAAGTCACCATCTTTTAACAAAGTTGATACCGAGTTGTCAGTAAAACATAAGGTTGTAGAAGGGGTAGTTACAGGCAGAATTGGAGAGAAATCTAATAGTCAGTTAACGACAGAAACTTCTCCAACTAATATTTCAGCATTATCGCTAAAAAATATTAATCTTTCTCAGGAAAAGAAGCTACCTTCGGGACAAGTTTGGGTAGTTAATCAAAATAAACATGCACAGCCTCAACCGTTCATTTGGGTAGTAAAAGATCCTAAAAAAGCAGGGCAGCAACCATTTTTACAAGTTGCAAAACCGAATGCCAAGCCTAATCCTAGTAAACCAGTAGCAAAGGATGATTTAGAGGTATTTGACGAAGTAATCAAAGATACCCAAAAGTCAGGGGGATTATTCACTCTATATCGCAATAAAGAAAAGAATAAAATTTATCTAGAAATTAAGCCAGAGCAACTCAATAAAAATTACCTAGCTACGGCAACGCTGGAATCAGGTATTGGCGAACGGGGTATTTACAGCGGTATGCCTCTACAAGATTTTTTGTTTTATTTCCAACGGGTGGATGATAAACTAAACTTTGTCATTCGCAATGTGAATTTTCGCACTCGTGAGGGAGATCCCCAGGCGCGATCGCTAGCCCGGTCTTTTAGTGACTCTGTTCTCTACAGCATTTCCATTAAAAGTATTCATCCACAACGCAAAACTTTTCTTATCGACTTGGGCGATTTGCTACTGACAGATTTAGCTGGATTATCTGTAAGTTTAGGAGTCCCAGGGAGCACAGACCAGTCTTATTTTGGTACTGCTAAAGCTTTTCCCCAAAATTTAGAAATCGAATCAGTTTTGAATTTCTCTGGTGGTACTGGCCGTGAAAGTGAAATAGCAAGCTTTGCGTCGCTAGCTGACAACCGTGGCTTTACCCTGCGTGTCCACTATAGTCTCTCGCAACTACCTGATAAAGATTATCGACCGCGAATTGCTGACGATCGCATCGGCTATTTCATCACCGCCTATCAAGACTTATCCAAAGACGATCGCGGCGATTCTTTTGTCCGCTACATCAATCGCTGGCATTTGGAAAAACAAGACCCAAAAGCAAAAATTTCTCCACCCAAAAAACCGATTGTTTTCTGGATTGATAACGCTGTGCCTTTAGAGTACCGTGATGCGATGAAAGAAGGTGTCCTGATGTGGAACAAAGCCTTTCTCAAAGCTGGATTCAAGGATGCAATTGAAGTCCGCCAAATGCCAGATGATGCCACATGGGACCCAGCAGATATTCGTTACAACACGATTCGCTGGATTAACACAGTCGATGGCTACTTTGCAATGGGGCCATCCCGCGTTAACCCCTTGACTGGAGAAATTTTGGATGCAGATATTCTCGTAGATGCCAGCTTTGTCAGGCTACTAAAGAGTGAGTATCGCAAAATCGTCCAACCTAGCCAACAATCTAGCCAAACACAAAATCGCACTACTCTATCAGCTTTGATGCAAAATCGTCTACTTTGCGCTAATGGTTTAGATGCGAAAAACAATGGTATGCCCCAGCAAATGCAAGGGGAACAGGGGTTGTTGAGTCGTTTATCAAAAATGGCAGGCGAGTACGATTTATGCTATGGGATGGAAGCTGCTAACCAGTTTGCTGTTGGTTCATTGGCGATGTCACTGCTGCCAGATACTATGGCCACTCCAGATCAGGTGAAAGAATATATCAATCAATACTTACGTTTAATCATTGCTCACGAAGTTGGACATACTCTTGGTTTACGTCATAACTTCCGTGGTAGTACACTGCTAGCACCGGAGGAAATGAATAATACGGAAATTACCAAAACTAAAGGTTTGACAACTTCTGTGATGGACTATATTCCCCCAAATATTGCCCCTCAAGGGACAAAACAGGGAGATTATTTTCCCAGTATGGTGGGCGTTTATGATGAATGGGCGATTAAGTATGGTTACATAGCAATTCAAACATCAACTCCTCTAGCAGAAAAGCCAATTTTGGAGGAAATTGCAGCAGAATCTTACAAGCCAGAGTTGAGTTATTCCACAGATGAAGATGTCTATGACCTTGATCCAACTGCCAATGCTTGGGATAACAGTGGTAATGTGCTGCTTTATTCTCAGTGGCAATTGAATAATTCGCGGGTGATGTGGGAACGTCTCGATAAACGTTACCCATTGGCTGGTGATAGTTACAGCGATGTGAGCGAACGTTTTAGTACAGTATTGGGTAACTATTTCCAGCAAATATATTACACCACAAAATACATTGGGGGACAATCTTTCTATCGCATCCGCCCCAACGAGATAGCCTCCGAGAAAGTCTCTGAAGTCGGCCAACACCGATTACCATTTGAACCAGTACCAGTTGAACAACAACGGCAGGCCTTAGAAACGCTACAAAAATACGTATTTGCAGAAGATGCCCTGAGCTTTTCACCCGAACTACTGAATAAATTAGCTCCTTCTCGTTGGCGACATTGGGGTAGTTCTCCTCAAGTTGGTCGTTTAGATTATCCAATTCATGACTTGGTGCTACTGATGCAGGGTTCTGTGTTGCGGGATTTATTCTCAGGCGATCGCCTCTCTCGCCTCAAGGATATTGAACTCAAAACAAAGCCCGAAAATGCACTGACTCTACCTGAACTATTTGAAACTTTGCAATCAGGTATTTGGACGGAAGTCATGAAACCAAAAGGTAAACCAATGAAGATTGCCAGTTTACGGCGAGGCTTGCAGCGTCAATATCTGGACATTTTGACTGGTATGGTATTGCGAAAAGAAAATGTTCCTGAAGATGCCCGGACTCTAGCTTGGTATAAACTCAAACAACTAGATGAGAAACTTAAGGGGGTTAATTCCGAGGATGAATACACCAAAGCGCACTTATTAGAGACGCGCGATCGCATCGAGAAAGTCTTAAACGCCCCGTTGCAAGGAAATTAA
- a CDS encoding LOG family protein — translation MTSSASFDTLESLQADIAELIARLPTLKNRQFIQQALATIVRLADSEIERLDWKILSAALADMERGFELFYDYRHVRKVTIFGSARLAADTPEYQMALEFAHAVSQLGFMVMTGGGGGIMQAGHEGAGRENSFGLNIQLPFEQEANPFIEGDPKLIHFKYFFTRKLFLLKESDAVALFPGGFGTQDEAFECMTLSQTGKFGPVPLVLIDRPGGDYWRSWSEYIDKQLVQNGLVSPEDPSLYTVTDNLDVACDAITRFYQVYHSSRYVGDQLVIRLKTDISDALVEQLNADFSDIIVKGRIEKSQALPQEAQDETVGLPRLILYFNQRDLGRLYQMIATINQMGTPSAEDAAHPERK, via the coding sequence ATGACCTCATCTGCGTCGTTTGACACATTAGAGTCTTTACAGGCGGATATCGCTGAATTGATCGCTCGTTTACCGACATTAAAAAATCGGCAATTTATTCAGCAAGCACTTGCTACTATTGTTCGTCTAGCTGATAGCGAAATTGAGCGTCTCGATTGGAAAATCTTGTCGGCTGCGTTAGCAGATATGGAGCGCGGTTTCGAGCTTTTTTATGATTACCGACACGTTCGCAAAGTTACAATCTTCGGTTCTGCTCGTCTCGCGGCAGATACACCAGAGTACCAAATGGCCCTTGAGTTTGCTCACGCTGTTTCTCAATTAGGATTCATGGTGATGACCGGCGGCGGCGGTGGAATCATGCAGGCGGGACACGAAGGTGCTGGGCGAGAAAATTCCTTTGGATTAAACATTCAGTTACCCTTTGAACAGGAAGCAAACCCTTTTATAGAAGGTGATCCCAAGTTAATTCACTTCAAATATTTCTTCACCCGCAAGCTGTTTCTTCTGAAAGAAAGTGATGCTGTAGCCTTATTTCCGGGAGGCTTTGGCACTCAAGATGAAGCTTTTGAATGCATGACATTAAGCCAGACTGGTAAATTTGGCCCAGTACCTCTAGTTTTAATTGATCGCCCTGGTGGTGATTACTGGCGCTCTTGGAGCGAATACATTGATAAGCAATTAGTGCAAAATGGTCTTGTCAGTCCTGAAGACCCCAGCCTTTACACGGTGACAGATAACCTGGATGTAGCTTGCGACGCTATCACCCGTTTTTACCAGGTTTATCATTCTAGCCGCTATGTAGGGGATCAATTAGTCATCCGTCTGAAAACAGATATATCAGACGCTCTTGTTGAGCAACTCAATGCTGATTTCAGCGACATTATTGTTAAAGGACGAATTGAAAAAAGTCAGGCATTACCTCAAGAAGCACAAGATGAAACTGTTGGGCTACCCCGCCTCATTTTGTACTTCAATCAACGCGACTTGGGGCGCTTGTATCAGATGATTGCCACAATTAATCAGATGGGTACTCCTTCAGCAGAGGATGCAGCACATCCAGAAAGAAAATAG
- a CDS encoding DUF1995 family protein: MSELPNSLEDAIAQSRIAVQAALTDGCTRIQVEFLFPELKFMPVAEQFLPAFTEYDSRLKIFFADAGAAALARRDWADAPFQILDIGTGRAASLQTKIQPEDEIFLFIAPTSVEVPQLEKLCEVIGDRPLVLLNPRLEDSGTVGIGYTARKIRDRFISTIESAYYVRPIDDESALYRCYPGQWEVWLETAGEYQRIAELPTKPSGDDLDLIVLKGQPQTTTDATPTRKPNVFKSLQRFLKALSS, encoded by the coding sequence ATGAGTGAACTTCCAAATAGTCTTGAAGATGCGATCGCCCAATCTCGTATAGCCGTTCAAGCTGCCCTTACAGATGGCTGTACTCGCATACAAGTTGAGTTCCTGTTCCCTGAACTCAAGTTTATGCCGGTGGCGGAACAATTTCTACCTGCGTTTACAGAATATGATTCCCGTTTGAAGATTTTCTTTGCTGACGCTGGGGCTGCGGCCCTCGCCCGCCGCGATTGGGCTGATGCACCATTTCAAATTTTGGATATCGGTACGGGAAGGGCTGCTTCCTTGCAGACAAAAATTCAGCCAGAGGATGAAATTTTCTTATTCATCGCCCCCACATCTGTAGAAGTACCGCAGTTGGAAAAGTTATGTGAAGTAATAGGCGATCGCCCTTTAGTCTTGTTAAATCCTCGCTTAGAAGATTCTGGAACCGTGGGCATTGGTTATACAGCGAGAAAAATCCGCGATCGCTTTATCAGTACCATTGAATCTGCCTATTACGTGCGCCCCATAGACGATGAAAGTGCCTTATATCGCTGCTACCCAGGACAGTGGGAAGTTTGGCTGGAAACCGCCGGCGAATATCAAAGAATTGCCGAATTACCCACAAAACCATCTGGTGATGATTTGGATCTCATTGTTTTAAAAGGACAACCGCAAACAACAACAGACGCGACACCCACAAGAAAGCCCAATGTGTTTAAGAGTTTGCAACGGTTCTTAAAGGCGTTGAGTAGTTAG